The following proteins are encoded in a genomic region of Arachis ipaensis cultivar K30076 chromosome B02, Araip1.1, whole genome shotgun sequence:
- the LOC107625752 gene encoding dnaJ homolog subfamily B member 1, translating to MGVDYYKILQVDRGAKDDDLKKAYRKLAMKWHPDKNPNNKKEAEAKFKQISEAYDVLSDPQKRAVYDQYGEEGLKGQVPPPGAGGFSAADGGPTTFRFNPRSADDIFSEFFGFSSPFGGMGDMGGRPGASGFPRGMFGDDIFTSFRHPAGEGSTNMPRKSAPIERTLQCSLEDLYKGTTKKMKISRDVTDASGRATTVEEILTIEIKPGWKKGTKITFPEKGNEQRGVIPADLVFIIDEKPHSLFKRDGNDLVVTQKISLVEALTGYTAQLTTLDGRSISVPINSIISPSYEEVVKGEGMPIPKEPSKRGNLRIKFNIKFPSRLTSEQKAGIKRLLTSP from the exons atgggtgTGGACTACTACAAAATTCTACAGGTAGATCGAGGTGCGAAAGATGATGATCTCAAGAAAGCGTATCGGAAGCTTGCAATGAAGTGGCACCCTGACAAGAACCCTAATAACAAGAAGGAAGCTGAAGCCAAATTCAAGCAAATCTCTGAAGCCTATGAT GTGTTGAGTGATCCACAAAAACGAGCAGTGTATGATCAGTATGGAGAGGAGGGATTGAAGGGGCAGGTGCCACCCCCAGGAGCTGGTGGATTTTCTGCCGCAGATGGTGGGCCAACGACGTTCCGGTTCAACCCCAGAAGTGCTGATGATATTTTCTCGGAGTTTTTTGGGTTTTCAAGCCCCTTCGGTGGAATGGGTGATATGGGCGGCCGTCCAGGTGCATCTGGATTTCCCAGGGGCATGTTTGGTGATGATATCTTCACTTCGTTTAGGCATCCAGCTGGAGAAGGCTCTACCAATATGCCAAGGAAAAGTGCACCGATCGAGAGAACATTGCAGTGCAGTTTGGAGGATTTGTACAAAGGGACCACCAAGAAAATGAAGATCTCCAGGGATGTTACAGATGCCAGCGG GAGAGCCACCACAGTAGAGGAAATTCTGACAATCGAGATCAAGCCAGGTTGGAAGAAGGGAACAAAAATAACTTTCCCGGAGAAGGGGAATGAACAGCGAGGAGTTATACCGGCTGACCTAGTTTTCATTATTGATGAGAAGCCTCATAGCCTCTTCAAAAGAGATGGCAATGATCTTGTTGTGACGCAGAAGATTTCTCTAGTAGAAGCTCTCACGGGTTACACGGCGCAACTGACAACCCTTGACGGGCGAAGCATCTCCGTCCCCATCAACTCCATCATTAGTCCCTCATATGAAGAAGTAGTCAAAGGCGAGGGCATGCCAATCCCCAAAGAACCTTCCAAAAGGGGGAACTTGAGAATCAAGTTCAATATCAAGTTTCCATCGAGGCTTACGTCCGAGCAAAAAGCCGGCATTAAGCGGTTATTGACCTCTCCATAA
- the LOC107627670 gene encoding LOW QUALITY PROTEIN: zinc finger MYM-type protein 1 (The sequence of the model RefSeq protein was modified relative to this genomic sequence to represent the inferred CDS: substituted 2 bases at 2 genomic stop codons), producing the protein MEKYFKRTSSLEIGSQNNSSTSSNKRRFLEFKVDNLIADPGQRPNISSYHPNDRDKVRCAYLQKGPCQPRTHGFPQTVCGSSFRRFNPNWFDDYGNWLEYSISKDAIFCLCCYLMKPETEGGDAFVTTGFSNWKKKERLQIHVGIHDSAHNQAWRKCEALMRPKQHITAAIEKQSEQAKKNYQIHLTATIDCIRFLLRQGLAFRGNDETDDSVNQGNFLELLNFLAQHNEEIGHAFKNARGNLKLIALSIQKDIVRADARETTKVIIDDLGDELFAVLVDEARDISIKEQMSVCLRYVNKEGQVREHFLGLVHVSNTNALSLKLALESLLETYNLSLSRVRGQGYDGASNMQGEFNGLKTLILKENSYAFYVHRFAHQLQLALVTVAKKQVEIALLFNLLTNLCNVVGVSCKRRDMLRDSQMTKTIEALKSGEISSGRGLNQEIALKRAGDTRWGSHYGTILGLISLFPSVVNVLEYVEEDGNNSEQRAEACHLLNVIQSFEFIFNLHLMKNILGVTNELSQALQRNDQDIVNAMALVKVSKQRLQNIRDDGWSLLLDEVSLFCDKHDITVPIMDDIFVSQGRSRRKAQKISNFHHFQVEIFYQVVDRQLQELNNRFTEVNTELLLCIACLNPRHSFFAFDKEKLIQLAQFYPLEFSSTQLLALDSQLENFILDVRSDDXFSDLNGIGALSXKLVETRKNIVYPLVFLLLKLALVLPVATASVERTFSAMNIIKSRLRNRMGDEFLNDCLVTYIERETFDCIDNEKIIQSFQNMKPRRMEF; encoded by the coding sequence ATGGAGAAATATTTCAAAAGAACCTCATCATTGGAGATTGGATCCCAAAACAATTCATCAACCTCTTCTAATAAAAGGAGGTTTTTAGAATTCAAAGTAGATAATCTTATAGCAGATCCAGGACAACGACCAAATATTTCAAGTTATCACCCGAATGACAGAGACAAAGTTAGATGTGCATATTTGCAAAAAGGTCCTTGTCAACCAAGGACTCATGGTTTTCCGCAAACTGTTTGTGGTTCTTCTTTTCGAAGATTTAATCCTAATTGGTTTGATGACTATGGCAACTGGTTAGAGTATAGTATATCAAAAGATGCTATTTTTTGTCTTTGTTGTTATCTTATGAAACCTGAGACTGAAGGTGGTGATGCTTTTGTAACTACTGGCTTTTCAAATTGGAAAAAAAAGGAGAGACTACAAATTCATGTTGGGATTCATGATAGCGCTCATAATCAAGCTTGGAGAAAATGTGAAGCACTTATGAGACCAAAACAACACATCACTGCTGCTATTGAAAAACAATCTGAGCAAGCTAAAAAGAATTATCAAATTCACTTGACAGCAACAATTGATTGTATTAGATTTCTTTTGCGACAAGGATTGGCCTTTCGTGGTAATGATGAGACAGATGATTCTGTTAATCAAGGAAATTTTTTGGAACTTCTAAACTTTCTTGCGCAACATAATGAAGAGATTGGTCATGCTTTCAAAAATGCTCGTGGGAATCTTAAACTAATAGCACTCTCAATTCAAAAAGATATTGTAAGAGCTGATGCAAGGGAAACGACAAAAGTTATTATAGATGATCTTGGGGATGAATTATTTGCTGTATTGGTTGATGAAGCCCGTGACATTTCTATTAAGGAGCAAATGTCAGTTTGCTTAAGGTATGTGAACAAAGAAGGACAAGTTAGGGAGCATTTTCTTGGTCTTGTTCATGTTTCTAATACTAATGCTTTATCTCTAAAATTAGCATTGGAGTCATTATTAGAAACATATAATTTAAGTTTATCAAGAGTACGTGGACAAGGATATGATGGTGCAAGTAACATGCAAGGAGAATTTAATGGTTTGAAAACTTTGATATTGAAAGAAAATTCTTATGCTTTCTATGTACATCGCTTTGCTCACCAACTTCAGTTAGCTCTTGTAACGGTTGCAAAAAAACAAGTTGAAATTGCTTTGCTTTTTAATTTGTTAACTAATTTGTGCAATGTTGTTGGAGTTTCGTGTAAACGAAGAGATATGCTTCGTGATAGTCAAATGACTAAGACAATTGAAGCACTAAAAAGTGGAGAAATTTCTAGTGGGCGTGGTTTGAATCAAGAAATAGCTTTAAAAAGAGCTGGAGACACTAGATGGGGTTCACACTATGGAACTATACTTGgattaatttctttatttccttctGTGGTTAATGTTCTTGAATATGTTGAGGAAGATGGAAATAATTCAGAACAAAGAGCTGAAGCATGTCATTTATTGAATGTCATTCAATCCTTTGAATTTATTTTCAACTTGCACTTGATGAAAAATATCTTGGGAGTTACTAATGAGTTATCTCAAGCGTTACAAAGGAATGATCAAGACATTGTAAATGCTATGGCATTAGTCAAAGTGTCTAAGCAACGGTTGCAAAATATAAGAGATGATGGCTGGTCTCTTTTACTTGACGAAGTCTCACTATTTTGTGACAAACATGATATTACTGTTCCAATCATGGATGATATATTTGTGTCACAAGGAAGATCAAGACGCAAagctcaaaagatatcaaattttCATCATTTTCAAGTTGAGATATTCTATCAAGTAGTTGATagacaacttcaagaactcaataATCGTTTTACAGAGGTGAATACTGAATTGCTTCTTTGCATAGCTTGTTTGAATCCAAGACACTCATTTTTTGCATTTGATAAGGAGAAGTTGATCCAGTTAGCTCAATTCTATCCATTAGAATTTTCTTCCACTCAACTTTTGGCACTTGACAGTCAACTTGAGAACTTCATACTAGATGTGCGTTCTGATGATTAATTCTCAGACTTAAATGGAATTGGTGCTCTTTCTTAGAAGTTGGTTGAGActcgaaaaaatattgtttatccaTTAGTGTTTCTTCTTTTGAAGTTAGCATTAGTTTTGCCCGTAGCAACTGCATCAGTTGAAAGAACTTTTTCTGCTATGAACATCATAAAGAGTCGACTTCGAAACCGTATGGGAGACgaatttttaaatgattgtttagtGACATACATAGAAAGAGAGACATTTGATTGTATTGACAATGAAAAGATTAttcaatcttttcaaaatatgaaaCCTAGAAGAATGGAATTCtaa